In Planococcus citri chromosome 4, ihPlaCitr1.1, whole genome shotgun sequence, the genomic window CTGAAATGAAATCAAGATCAACTGCGCATTGCTCGATACCTGGATAATACATACTCTAGCAAAGCAACAATTTAATAtgaataattatgtacctaaattGAAGAGTTTTAACGAAAACTGAGAAATTCTGTATGGATACAAATAAGTTACAAAGTATAGCACGCCCCGGATTACTTCATACTTGTGATAAGACGATAAGGATAATGTGACAATGTTTATGTTTATCTTTGGATGGGAAGAGTGGCGCTCAGAGGTGGGGAGTTGAACTAGTTCCTGTTCACTAGTTACGGCCGTTGGAGCTGCTGTAATTTTTCCTAATGATAACtatcgataaatttttgaaaattatcggtAGAACTTTTGAGTGTTCAgagattttcagttttctcaaaGAGGAGGAAAccccagatttttaggcatgagaaattgaaattagggGTAATTTTCTAGAAACTTGTCATGATATGTGATGATTTTATGGTCGctcgagcgaaaattttttgaaaaaatgggcccaaacaacgaaaaaacgtccatttttgccaGAGCTGTAGGACCAAAACAATTTTGGGACTagatttcggtttcgggattgaaatttattcatttcgggatttgttcttctaaattttcattacggttttgggattgaaaaaattgttttggttttgagatgaatcggttttggtttcgggattttcatttcaaccaattttaagtgAACCCCAAATTGACTAATGGACCCTACAAGGGTCTGAAAAATGGGAGGTTTCGAGGTTTCGACGTGAAGATTCCTTAAAAACAGGCATGCttacttttattttcaactaaATAAATGAGTAGGTATCCTTCAACCGTGTAGGTGATATAAGGCAGTGTTTCAGAGAAAACACGAAAAAGGTTTGAAATATCACATAAAAACTTTTACTGAATAAGTATCACAAAGAAGGTACcaacaaaatagaaaattgaaaaaaaaaatcggaattaaCGATTTCTCATCTACAAATGAGAATCACATCACGTTAGCGTAGAAGACAATTCAGAATTGGTGAATGCtgatttcagtaatttttgtaaaaaatgatcacTGTGACGGATACGTCATGTATTTAAATAGACCGCTCGTAATTTTAAATGCctataaaaatgtacaaatcaTCATAATTTGGTAAACACTCAGATAATTATTTAAGACGAATGtattcaagtacctatctacatatattCTACAGACCTGAGGTGAAAGCTCTAAAATTTTATTAGCCAAATCAACAGACGTTTCCATAACCTCAGCACCTTCAATATTCTCCATAATCAAGTTTTTCAGTTTAACATCCATGTATCGATGCGCTATCATCAAAAGATCTAAACAACACAAATTTTCTTTAGATACAGCCACAATCCGCAACAGAGAAAAAATAAACGCCTatattaatttataaatttaccCATCACATTCTCCGGAGTCACGTttatatgaagagtgatattccaaaactcgctttgtccattttcacaacttttcaggagagaggaaaaacagtttccctttaaacgggtaaattggctttttaggcgagtttagcactttatttgggtggatttatgatgtaggagggtaggtatacatttcatccactaaatactgctaaaaaaaatttcaataaaaatggacaaagcgcgttttggaacattattttattttttatttttagtgaattggctatttaggtgagtttaacacctcattttggtaggttgatgatgtaggaatgtgagttaatacttcatctactaggtaccactgaaaacccaactttgataaaaatggacaaagcgagttttggaatatcactcttcatatccaTTCCATACAAATATTGCAAATATATTTTGAACGCTTCGTAAGTAAAATCATTCACACGAAGCAcactaaaagatgaaaaaattatattattcaaTGATAGCCtattaaaagtttgaaaaagttctattttaattttttagcgcttatactttttattattttcactcCACGATTCGTTCAACATAGTTTTAAAATACTCCGAACGCTGCCTTAAAATCTCCTTATGaacgaaaatttctttttcttctacCACAACAATGAAGTCGCTACTTTTCTGAAACATTCCGAAAAATATTAATCCAAGAACTTCCATACAATTATGCAGTTGATAAATAAGGACACGAACCGATCGCTCATCGAAATTGACTATTAATTTAATAATCTCCAAATGATCGTTTTGAGTATTCTTCGCTGATTTCATTATGCTACTTAATTCCAGGCCACCATACGTCATTACTGGGTACGTACAATTCAAAAATGCTTCGTTGAAAGAAGAATATGATGTGAGGAAAGGTGAAGGCACAGTATgtcctaaatttaaaaaaatcgatcaagtaggtaatttaatgCATAAGATTTAATGGCATTAAAGGAAATAATTTAAACACTACAGTTACCTTTACATGCACCCCAAACATAGATTCGATTACTTTCAGTTTTCGCAGCACATGTATCCAGTACGGAGGCAATTTCAATAATCCTACGAATAACAAATCAAATACATTACCTATGTGAAAATACGAACTGTGAGACCATAAAAATGCCCGTTTGAGTAAAAGAAAGAATTAtacttttcagaaatatttaGAACTCGAACACATTCGTTTGTAcatttatcatttattttgCCAATTCCCAGCTGACCTTTTTCATTATACCCTGTGCTATACAGACTACCATCGTGCTTGAGAGCCAACAAATGACTTGAACCACACACTATGTTTTTCACGTTATCGAACAAAACGGTTCCCTGAGAAATGGATTTAAGCTGAAACATtacacataaaataaaatacataattataataaattaaaacttgTAACATAAGTGTCCGGtgttctgtgaaaaaaatttagttacTCACTTTGCCATCTTCAACACAAAAGTAGGAGTACATAGAAAACAACGAAACATTTGACTTGACAATGTCGATGTCTGTTACTCTGTCGTTCAGTTTAGAACTTTTGACTGGAGAACGATCTCCAAGACCCCAGGAGAATATctatcaaaaatgaatcattcaaattaaaGCGACGTATATTGACGATCTCTTTCAAATTGCTTGCAATACAAGCTGATTATGAAGAGAGAAATCTAACCTCTCCTTTATCAGTCAGCACAAAAACAGTATTATCTCCGCAAACAACTTTGATGATTGTTCTACTTGACAGAGTGGAAATTAAGGTCGGTTTATAAGTCGTACCAACGTCTCCAAGACCTAACTGTCCTGAATTGTTGGCTCCCCAGCTGAATAATCGCCCATCTTCATTTAGAGCAATGACAAACTCTTTACCAAAGATGAAAtctataaaatcaaaatcaagcatGTGACgtgattaattaaatttttcagagcTTCAGTCAAAAATAGTTGAATGCCAATTACCTATTACGAATTAATTCTAACGAGTCAACAGCCAAAATGATCACTACTAAGACCGATCAGAAacttcgaatgaaaatttgcccACAGCATGAATACTTAAAAGGCTAACATGGCCGAATAACATAGTTGAATGAGCAGGTTGATCACAATTTTCAATACAGATCATTCAACCTAACTTCTCAAcataaacagtaaaaaaaatgttctgatcTCTGatctataaatttcaatttttgctgcCGATAGGCTAGCTTTAATTTTAAAGATGGGCCATTTcattattgaactttttgtATTCGTTTTCAAGAATTACTTGCATCAGCGTCGATTTTCAAAACCAGAGGAAGTTCAATTTAAATAATGTTTTAaagatttacaatttttcaatttaattttccaacacCTAGGTATAACACTTTTCTGATTTTGCCCATCGGCTTTTTCAATGGCTAATAATTTTCGTTCTCTAGAACTATCTAgaactcattttaaaatacaGCGATCACTGATCACATCGGACAGTTTctttacatattatttattcatCATACCTTCAACTTTCTTTCCATTTAGACATGATATAGCTTTCGGTTCATGAATATTATcacatttttgagatgaatCAGCCATCAATCCTTCACCCATTCCATATACTTCATCCTTTTTGGTTATGATTAAAACTCTTTTATCTGGAAAAGTATAAAGTGGTTACGCATACATATTCAAATACACATTATGCATATGAGAATTAAAACAATTCGTACGATTTCGTtaatcgtttattttatttacctgAGACCCATACTCTGTCAATTGCTTTGATAAACTCTTTACTTAACGAGGTGAAGTAAGGGATGTGAATCAAATCCATTTCTTCAAAGCCCGGCAGTTCCAATTACTTATCAATATTAATTACAAACACACATTCGCTTCTACTGCACATGAGATATGTACACTGAAATGAAAGAGACGAATTTAGATAAAATTAAATCATTCCTGTTCGATACCTGGATAATACATTATGAACTATTTTTCTACTCTAGCAAAGCaacaatttgaataattgaatgtacctaaattgaatatttttaacgAAAACTGAGAAATTCTGTATGGATATGAAGAATAGCACGCACGTGATTACTTGAATATTGATAAGACGATGATAACGTGAGAATGTTTTTGTTTATCTTTGGATGGAAAGAGAGGCGGGTAGTTGAACCAACCAGTTGCATGGCCGTTGCGCCGTCCGCCGTTGTATGTAGCTGCTAGTGCTCAAGCTCAATATCGGTAATTTTACCTCCATTgccaacatttttaattttgaaggaaaatgcAGTTGACTACTGGCCCGTTCGATTTGAGAAATCCAAAATCATTCATAGTAGATCTTAAGAAGCCTTATTATTCCTTTCATCAAAGGAAAATCACgcgaaattattataaaaatttcattttctattgaAATTGAAGTTCGAAACAGcagaaacaataaaaatttgaaaaaactcaaacaaAAATGGCAGAATGCAGATACGTTGTTATGAACCTTGAGGTTTAAGACTCGTCGTTCAAATAAAAGAAAGAATtacgttgtgattttttcagagtgaaaaaacgaaaaaatgtcagCAATTATAGCAataaatgagtaggtatatcCTTCAATCGTGTAAGGTGACATAAAATGTTTAagaaaatacatgaaaaaagtaaaaaatatcaCATAAAAACTTTTATTATATAAGTATCacaaagtaggtaccaaaaaaataaaatactaaattaaaaaagaattcgGAATCGACATATTGTTTATCTGCAAGAGAGAATCCCAACAGGTTAGCGCAGAAGACGATTCAGAATTGGTGAACGCTAATTTCAGTTATTTCGTAAAAAGTGATCACTGTGACGGATATGTCATGTACTTAAATACACTGCTCATAATTTTAAATGACTATAAAAACATACAAATCATTACAATTTGGTAAACACTCagataattatttgaaatgaatGTATTTAAGTACATATGTTCTACAGACCTGAGGTGGAAGCTCtaacattttatttactaaatcAACAGGCATTTCCACGAACTCATCACCTTCAACTTTCTCCATAATCAAGTTTTTCAGTTTAACATCCATGTATCGATGCGCTATCATCAAAAGATCTAAACAACACAAATTTTCTTTAGATACAGGCACAATCCGCAACAGAGAAAAAATAAACGCCTATATTAATTCATAAATTTACCCATCACATTCTCCGGAGTCACGTTTATATCCATTCCATACAAATATTGCAAATATATTTTGAACGCTTCGTAAGTAAAATCATTCACACGAAGCAcactaaaagatgaaaaaattatattactcAATGATAGCctattaaaactttgaaaaagttctattttaattttttagcgcttatactttttattattttcactcCATGATTCGTTAAACATCGTTTTAAAATACTCCGAACGCTGCCTTAAAACCTCCTTATGAACAAACATTTCTTTTTCTTCCACTACAATAGTGAAGTCGCTACTTTTCTGAAACATTCCGAAAAATATTAATCCAAGAACTTCCATACAATTATGCAGTAGATAAGAACACGAACCGATCGCTCATCGAAATTGACTATTAGTTTAATGATCTCCAAATGATCGTTTTGAGAATTCTTCGTTGATTTCATTATGCTACTTAATTTCAGGGCACCATACGTCATTCCTGGGTATGTACAATTCAAGAATACTTCATTGAAGGAAGAATATGATGTGATGAGAGGTAATGCCACATTATGtcctaaatttaaaaatatcgataatGTAAGTGATTTAATGCATAAGATTCAATGACAATATTGGAAATAATGtgaataggtaagtactacAGTTACCTCTACATGCACCCCAAACATAGATTCGATTACTTTCAGTTTTCGCAGCACATGTATCCAATACGGAGGCAATTTCAATAATCCTACGAATAACAAACACATTACCTATGTGGAAACATGAACTGTGAGGCCATAAAAATGCACGTATGAGTAAAAGAAAGAATAATACTTTTCATAAATATTTAGAACTCGTACAAATTCGGTTGTATATTCTTCATTTATTTTGTCAATTCCCAGCTGACCTTTTTTATTTGACCCTGAACTATACAGAGTGCCATCGTGCTTGAGGGCCAACAAATGACTTGAGCCACACACAATGTTTTTAACGTTATCGAAAAAAACGGTTCCCTGAGAAATGGATTTGAGCTGAAACATTACACATTAAATACTTATAATACAGTAGAATATATTACATTATGTCCGGtatcctgaaaaaaaacaaacatttttagTTACTCACCTTACTATCTTCAACACAAAAGTAGGCGAACTTATCAAACAACAGAATGCCTAACGTGACAATAGCTATGTCTGTTACTCTATTGTTCAGATAAGAACCTTTAACTGGAGATGGTTCTCCAATTTTACCCCAGTGGAATATCTATCCAAAATGAAGCGTTTAAATTAAAGCAGCATAAACATCGACGatctttttcaaattgcttGCAATGCATATTGATTATGAGGAGAAAAATCTTACCTCTCCTTTATCACTCAAGACATAAACAGAATTATCTTTGCAAACAACTTTGATGATTGTTTTACTTGATAATGAAGAAATTAAGGCCGGTGTATAAGTTGAAAGACTTGACTGCGCTAAATTGTGAGCTCCCCAGCTGAATAATCGCCCATCTTCATTTAGAGCAATGACAAACTCTTCCCCAAAGATGAAATctatagaaaattaaaatcaagcATAATAATGATGCGATTAATTTATCAGagcttcaaatcaaaaatagttAATTACTCATTAATTCTAACAAGACGACATACAGCCAAAATGATCACTAATGAGACTGATCAGAAACTTAGgatgaaaatttgccattttgcCTACAGcatgaaataaatatttaaagGACGAACATGACCGAGCAACATACTAGTTGAAGGATCAGGTTAATTATACTTTTGAATGCGGATCATTCAACTTGACTTCTCAACATGAACAGTAACAAAAGTAgtctaaatttcaatttttgctgcCGATAGGTTGGCTTTAATTTTAAAGATGGGCAAATTGTATTACTGAACTttgtaaattcattttaaaaattactcgagtaCAGCAACATCGATTTTCAAAGCCAGaggaatttcaatttaaaaactgttttacaatttttcgaattaattttcgatCATATGCaacacttttttgattttgtttgtaCAATGGCCCCTTTCAATGGTTAATAATTTTCGTTCTCTAGaacttattttaaaatacactATACAGCGATCACTGATCACATCTGCCAGTTTCTTCATATGTTTATTCATCATaccttttactttttttccatctaGAGATGATATAGCTTTCGGTTCATGAACATCATCACATTTTTGAGATGAGTGAGCCATCAATCCTTCACCCATTCCATATACTTCATCGTTTATGATTATGATTAAAACTCTTTTATCTGGAAAAGTATAATGTGGTTACATATAAATATTCAAATACACATTATGTACATGAGAATTACATATAACAATTCAAACGATTTCGttaattgtttattttatttacctgAGACCCATACTCTGTCAATTGCGTTGACAAACTCTTTACTTAACGAGGTGAAGTAAGGGATGTGAATCAAATCCATTTCTTCAAAGCCGGCAGTTCCAATTACTTATCAATATTTATTACAAACACACATTCGCTTCTACTGCACAGATAAGAGACACTGAAACGAAAGAAGAATTCAGATAAAATTGAATCGTTCGATGAAAAATCAAGATCAACTTAAGCACGACTTAAGCGCATTATTCGAACCTGGATTTGAACTATTTTTCTACTCTAGCAATAAAGCACCAATTGAATATGACTAATTATGTaaaatgaagattttgaaagaaaactgaGAAATTCTGTAGGAAGAATAGCACGTGATTACTTGAATATTGATAACATGTTAACCTGCGAATGTTTTTGTTTATCTTTGGATGGAAAGAGAGGTGGGGAGTTGAGCCAGGAACCAGTTGCACGTCCATTGCAGCGCTACcgtagtacctactacctacctatgcactctacaaaatattttaaatttgaggaggttggttaaaaagttagacaaacgccacttccacaaaaatcgagttagatattgattcttataggatttttaacgctcttttcattgccgaggtctgttattttcaatatagtacgtaaaagggtaaaaaacgcgctcaaagttttgccttagtttcaaacacagacatgtgcaaattgtcttagtttcaaaaacagacatatccaggatatgtctgtttttgaaactaagatgataggatatgtctcattttgaaactaagataatgttcacatgtctgtgtttgaaactaaggcgcaactttgatcgcgttttttgaccttttatgtgCTATTTTGGAACGaagggacctcagaaatggaaagagggttaaaaatcctatacgtatcaaaaacctaactgatctagacagcttcaatttcaaattatcttcatcttggtttcaaaatcagacaagtgcattttcaggttctttttattagtggtggggggtgatggtggaaggatattttttgtatttttgttactcagtatcatcactacaatttgtcaaatgTCCCCTGcctttacaatgctgtatatttttgtaacaaaaaacatagattttctcaaaatcaaccctgtggcgtttgtctaactttgtaaccaagctcctcatttaattttaaaaaaattgaaaacgacgAAAACGTGTACCGTGTACCTATCGTATACCTTATCGACTATTGTTATcgtataaaaaattaagaaaaacaaattgtGAAAAGGTGTGAGAGTGAAGAGGAGAAGAATGTTTGAATAGAAATTTTGTAAAGAATAAActgaacctaaaaaaaaaatgattttttcaaaagtcgagtcaggtacctatattatattaTTTAATCAGCACTGTAAATTAGTCACCACAACCAGtgggaaattgaaattctagaataaaaagtaaaaacttgaaaaaaagaataacacTTCGCCTTTTAGTAATATTTCATTTCCTAATCAACAAGTTTATCATCACTGTTTTGctgcaaaaaattaatgtagAGGTGCAAAATAAGAAGAGTacataaacaaaacaaacaatttcaaaataaactaaaaaagaAGCAATCATCATTAAATGAGAACTATAGGTAACATAATCTCATTAGGTGAACACGATACGACGATATTCACAATCGGATGAATACATTTTCATAAATGGATCATTTCTGTAAGGACTTAGACTGAAATCCTCTCATCGCAATGCTCCTTACCTATAAAATTCACAAATCATCGTTCATTATAGTATGTAGGGAGGTAACCTATCTGACCTAAATCTACGCATACTTAATAATCCAACATTCATTTTAAGCGAACATAAAATCTGAGATTTTACAAACCTCTGGGggcatttctaaaaaattcttcaccGCAGGAATGGCCATTTTCGCCTTTTCATCATCTGCTATTTTCTCCATGAttagattttcgaatttttcatctgaGTATTGATGAGCTATTATCATGAGttctaaaaaaaggaaaatataggtaatgtttctttaagtaggtatacactAGGAATCATTTGGGGAAAAATGTCAGTACTTATTAACACCTACCCATTACATTCTCACGGGTCACATTTATATCAATTCCATACAAATATTGTAAAAACAATTTGAATGCTTCGTAAGTGGAATCCTCGACATGCAGcacacttgaaaataaaaaattgtcgcattatataataattgaaacatcaaaagctttgaaaaaatacccaccaaaaaattattatctagGTACCAACTTTTCATCGTTTTCATTCCCAGGCTCTGCCAACTTgtctttaaaatattttgaacgcTGTCTTAGAATTGCTctatgaacaaaaatttcttttcg contains:
- the LOC135844840 gene encoding RCC1 and BTB domain-containing protein 1-like isoform X5, whose product is MDLIHIPYFTSLSKEFIKAIDRVWVSDKRVLIITKKDEVYGMGEGLMADSSQKCDNIHEPKAISCLNGKKVEDFIFGKEFVIALNEDGRLFSWGANNSGQLGLGDVGTTYKPTLISTLSSRTIIKVVCGDNTVFVLTDKGEIFSWGLGDRSPVKSSKLNDRVTDIDIVKSNVSLFSMYSYFCVEDGKLKSISQGTVLFDNVKNIVCGSSHLLALKHDGSLYSTGYNEKGQLGIGKINDKCTNECVRVLNISEKIIEIATVLDTCAAKTESNQIYVWGACRGQIVPSPFLTSYATFNEVFLNCSESNSFKTYGALKLSSIMKSTKNTQNDHLEIIKLIVDFDEPSKSSDFTIVVEEKQIFVHKEVLRQRSEYFKTMLNESWSENNKNVLRVNDFTYEAFKIYLQYLYGMDINVTPENVMDLLMIAHRYMDGKLKNLIKEKIEGDEFMEMSVDSANKILEFPPQAFKITSGLFKYMTYPSQ
- the LOC135843554 gene encoding RCC1 and BTB domain-containing protein 1-like, with protein sequence MDLIHIPYFTSLSKEFVNAIDRVWVSDKRVLIIIINDEVYGMGEGLMAHSSQKCDDVHEPKAISSLDGKKVKDFIFGEEFVIALNEDGRLFSWGAHNLAQSSLSTYTPALISSLSSKTIIKVVCKDNSVYVLSDKGEIFHWGKIGEPSPVKGSYLNNRVTDIAIVTLGILLFDKFAYFCVEDSKLKSISQGTVFFDNVKNIVCGSSHLLALKHDGTLYSSGSNKKGQLGIDKINEEYTTEFVRVLNIYEKIIEIASVLDTCAAKTESNRIYVWGACRGHNVALPLITSYSSFNEVFLNCTYPGMTYGALKLSSIMKSTKNSQNDHLEIIKLIVNFDERSKSSDFTIVVEEKEMFVHKEVLRQRSEYFKTMFNESWSENNKNVLRVNDFTYEAFKIYLQYLYGMDINVTPENVMDLLMIAHRYMDVKLKNLIMEKVEGDEFVEMPVDLVNKMLELPPQSFKIMSSVFKYMTYPSQ
- the LOC135844840 gene encoding RCC1 and BTB domain-containing protein 1-like isoform X2 — encoded protein: MDLIHIPYFTSLSKEFIKAIDRVWVSDKRVLIITKKDEVYGMGEGLMADSSQKCDNIHEPKAISCLNGKKVEDFIFGKEFVIALNEDGRLFSWGANNSGQLGLGDVGTTYKPTLISTLSSRTIIKVVCGDNTVFVLTDKGEIFSWGLGDRSPVKSSKLNDRVTDIDIVKSNVSLFSMYSYFCVEDGKVMFQLKSISQGTVLFDNVKNIVCGSSHLLALKHDGSLYSTGYNEKGQLGIGKINDKCTNECVRVLNISEKIIEIASVLDTCAAKTESNRIYVWGACKGHTVPSPFLTSYSSFNEAFLNCTYPVMTYGGLELSSIMKSAKNTQNDHLEIIKLIVNFDERSKSSDFIVVVEEKEIFVHKEILRQRSEYFKTMLNESWSENNKNVLRVNDFTYEAFKIYLQYLYGMDINVTPENVMDLLMIAHRYMDGKLKNLIKEKIEGDEFMEMSVDSANKILEFPPQAFKITSGLFKYMTYPSQ
- the LOC135844840 gene encoding RCC1 and BTB domain-containing protein 1-like isoform X7; translation: MDLIHIPYFTSLSKEFIKAIDRVWVSDKRVLIITKKDEVYGMGEGLMADSSQKCDNIHEPKAISCLNGKKVEDFIFGKEFVIALNEDGRLFSWGANNSGQLGLGDVGTTYKPTLISTLSSRTIIKVVCGDNTVFVLTDKGEIFSWGLGDRSPVKSSKLNDRVTDIDIVKSNGTVLFDNVKNIVCGSSHLLALKHDGSLYSTGYNEKGQLGIGKINDKCTNECVRVLNISEKIIEIATVLDTCAAKTESNQIYVWGACRGQIVPSPFLTSYATFNEVFLNCSESNSFKTYGALKLSSIMKSTKNTQNDHLEIIKLIVDFDEPSKSSDFTIVVEEKQIFVHKEVLRQRSEYFKTMLNESWSENNKNVLRVNDFTYEAFKIYLQYLYGMDINVTPENVMDLLMIAHRYMDGKLKNLIKEKIEGDEFMEMSVDSANKILEFPPQAFKITSGLFKYMTYPSQ
- the LOC135844840 gene encoding RCC1 and BTB domain-containing protein 1-like isoform X1, coding for MDLIHIPYFTSLSKEFIKAIDRVWVSDKRVLIITKKDEVYGMGEGLMADSSQKCDNIHEPKAISCLNGKKVEDFIFGKEFVIALNEDGRLFSWGANNSGQLGLGDVGTTYKPTLISTLSSRTIIKVVCGDNTVFVLTDKGEIFSWGLGDRSPVKSSKLNDRVTDIDIVKSNVSLFSMYSYFCVEDGKVMFQLKSISQGTVLFDNVKNIVCGSSHLLALKHDGSLYSTGYNEKGQLGIGKINDKCTNECVRVLNISEKIIEIATVLDTCAAKTESNQIYVWGACRGQIVPSPFLTSYATFNEVFLNCSESNSFKTYGALKLSSIMKSTKNTQNDHLEIIKLIVDFDEPSKSSDFTIVVEEKQIFVHKEVLRQRSEYFKTMLNESWSENNKNVLRVNDFTYEAFKIYLQYLYGMDINVTPENVMDLLMIAHRYMDGKLKNLIKEKIEGDEFMEMSVDSANKILEFPPQAFKITSGLFKYMTYPSQ
- the LOC135844840 gene encoding RCC1 and BTB domain-containing protein 1-like isoform X3 is translated as MDLIHIPYFTSLSKEFIKAIDRVWVSDKRVLIITKKDEVYGMGEGLMADSSQKCDNIHEPKAISCLNGKKVEDFIFGKEFVIALNEDGRLFSWGANNSGQLGLGDVGTTYKPTLISTLSSRTIIKVVCGDNTVFVLTDKGEIFSWGLGDRSPVKSSKLNDRVTDIDIVKSNVSLFSMYSYFCVEDGKVMFQLKSISQGTVLFDNVKNIVCGSSHLLALKHDGSLYSTGYNEKGQLGIGKINDKCTNECVRVLNISEKIIEIASVLDTCAAKTESNRIYVWGACKGHTVPSPFLTSYSSFNEAFLNCTYPVMTYGGLELSSIMKSAKNTQNDHLEIIKLIVNFDERSKSSDFIVVVEEKEIFVHKEILRQRSEYFKTMLNESWSENNKNVLRVNDFTYEAFKIYLQYLYGMDINVTPENVMDLLMIAHRYMDVKLKNLIMENIEGAEVMETSVDLANKILELSPQAFKITSGLFKYMTYPSQ
- the LOC135844840 gene encoding RCC1 and BTB domain-containing protein 1-like isoform X6 — protein: MDLIHIPYFTSLSKEFIKAIDRVWVSDKRVLIITKKDEVYGMGEGLMADSSQKCDNIHEPKAISCLNGKKVEDFIFGKEFVIALNEDGRLFSWGANNSGQLGLGDVGTTYKPTLISTLSSRTIIKVVCGDNTVFVLTDKGEIFSWGLGDRSPVKSSKLNDRVTDIDIVKSNVSLFSMYSYFCVEDGKVMFQLKSISQGTVLFDNVKNIVCGSSHLLALKHDGSLYSTGYNEKGQLGIGKINDKCTNECVRVLNISEKIIEIASVLDTCAAKTESNRIYVWGACKGHTVPSPFLTSYSSFNEAFLNCTYPVMTYGGLELSSIMKSAKNTQNDHLEIIKLIVNFDERSKSSDFIVVVEEKEIFVHKEILRQRSEYFKTMLNESWSENNKNVLRVNDFTYEAFKIYLQYLYGMDINVTPENVMDLLMIAHRYMDVKLKNLIMENIEGAEVMETSVDLANKILELSPQCLSYYVQ